The Armatimonadota bacterium genome includes a window with the following:
- a CDS encoding shikimate dehydrogenase, translated as MTGTLTGRTSVVAVFGYPVRHSLSPGMQNAAFRELNLDCVYVPFSISPEDLPAALDAVRTLGMVGANLTIPHKERAVGLMDSVSDEAHRIGSVNTVHNVDGELRGYSTDGEGFMRALEAEGKSAEGSRAALLGAGGSARAVAYALAARGAMVSVLNRTAIRGVDLVSELNGVLPEGRQSLRAVALNSPDARREIAEADLLVNCTSVGMHPDTDKQPIPSEWMHDRLFVYDLIYNPLKTRLLDAAATAGARTANGVGMLVHQGAISFEIWTGRKPPTDVMEQAVLAGLEMMTAGR; from the coding sequence TTGACAGGGACGTTGACCGGACGTACAAGCGTAGTCGCCGTTTTCGGGTATCCGGTTCGGCACAGTCTTTCTCCGGGAATGCAGAACGCGGCGTTCCGGGAGCTGAATCTCGACTGTGTGTACGTTCCGTTCAGCATCAGTCCCGAAGATTTGCCCGCTGCGCTCGATGCGGTCAGGACGCTCGGTATGGTCGGAGCAAACCTGACGATCCCGCACAAGGAGCGCGCGGTTGGCTTGATGGACTCCGTGAGTGACGAGGCCCATCGAATCGGATCGGTGAACACCGTTCACAATGTGGATGGTGAGTTGAGGGGATACAGCACCGACGGTGAAGGGTTCATGAGAGCGCTTGAGGCCGAGGGGAAATCGGCTGAAGGCAGCCGTGCCGCACTTCTGGGGGCCGGAGGTTCGGCGAGAGCGGTTGCATATGCGCTTGCAGCGAGGGGCGCGATGGTCAGCGTGCTGAATCGTACCGCGATCAGGGGCGTTGATTTGGTCTCCGAGTTGAACGGCGTTCTGCCCGAAGGCCGCCAATCCCTGCGAGCTGTGGCGCTGAACAGTCCTGATGCCCGGCGGGAGATAGCGGAAGCCGATTTGCTGGTCAACTGCACTTCGGTGGGAATGCATCCTGATACCGACAAACAGCCGATCCCGTCCGAATGGATGCACGATCGGCTTTTCGTGTACGATCTTATCTACAATCCTCTGAAAACCCGCCTTCTGGATGCCGCGGCGACTGCGGGGGCGCGGACAGCCAACGGAGTCGGGATGTTGGTTCACCAGGGGGCAATATCGTTCGAGATTTGGACCGGCCGAAAGCCGCCGACTGACGTGATGGAACAAGCGGTCCTGGCCGGGCTCGAGATGATGACCGCAGGCCGCTGA
- the tadA gene encoding Flp pilus assembly complex ATPase component TadA: protein MATVRKDIADLLVEAQVITPEQLQQIREAQKAAPGEIGQIVIDLGFANEKQVVQARARQLNIAFVDLTTQKIDPNAIKAVPENIARRHKVMPIFKNGSKLSVAMADVNNIMALDDLRSVTRLQVTPVLSTENAILEAIDRNYSGNGGDAASEGSEAPGAGGLAGLLATSSSVGGGTGMASVQDAIDAYKSRGEADEEDADALAKVAEEAPIIKVANVVIQQAVGMGASDIHVEPDRRHVRVRYRVDGVLHEEMTVPKYIQAPLISRFKIMADMNIAERRVPQDGRIGVRKDGKDYDLRVSCLPTVYGEKIVCRILDKSSVMIGMSKLGFNPATLARLEELIVQPNGMVLSTGPTGSGKTTTQYSVLHKINSVDKNIITVEDPVEYQLNGISQVQVNVKAGLTFGTALRSFLRQDPDIIMVGEMRDLETAEIAVEASLTGHLVLSTLHTNNAPSAVIRMVDMGVEPYLISATVIGVCAQRLARKVCSNCKEEYQTPATDLRVLGYQPKDKDEMVTLARGRGCEVCRHTGYKGRTGIHELMTMNDEIAELIVRRAPLADIREAAKANGMTELREDGLEKVLTGVTTSEEVRKVVFTAGQH, encoded by the coding sequence ATGGCAACAGTACGAAAAGACATCGCGGATCTTCTGGTCGAAGCGCAGGTGATCACCCCTGAGCAGTTGCAGCAGATCAGAGAGGCCCAGAAGGCGGCTCCGGGGGAGATCGGCCAGATCGTCATTGACCTGGGTTTTGCCAATGAGAAACAGGTCGTGCAAGCGCGCGCGCGCCAGTTGAATATCGCGTTCGTGGACCTCACCACGCAGAAGATAGACCCCAACGCGATCAAAGCCGTGCCTGAGAATATAGCCCGGCGGCACAAGGTGATGCCGATCTTCAAGAACGGCAGCAAGTTGAGCGTCGCGATGGCGGACGTCAACAACATCATGGCGCTGGATGATCTGCGCTCGGTCACCCGCCTTCAGGTCACCCCGGTCCTGTCAACCGAGAACGCGATCCTCGAGGCAATAGACCGCAACTACTCCGGAAACGGGGGCGATGCGGCATCAGAAGGGAGCGAGGCTCCCGGTGCCGGCGGCTTGGCCGGTCTGCTGGCAACTTCCAGCAGCGTCGGCGGCGGCACGGGGATGGCCAGCGTGCAGGACGCCATTGATGCCTACAAGTCTCGCGGTGAGGCCGATGAAGAGGATGCCGACGCGCTGGCGAAGGTTGCCGAAGAAGCCCCGATCATCAAGGTCGCGAATGTTGTGATCCAGCAGGCCGTCGGAATGGGTGCCAGCGATATTCACGTCGAACCCGACAGGCGGCACGTCCGCGTGCGATACCGTGTTGACGGCGTGCTGCACGAAGAGATGACAGTCCCGAAGTATATCCAGGCCCCGCTGATCTCCCGGTTCAAGATCATGGCCGACATGAACATCGCCGAACGGCGTGTCCCTCAAGACGGCCGCATCGGCGTCCGAAAGGACGGCAAAGACTACGACCTTCGCGTGAGCTGCCTGCCGACCGTCTACGGAGAGAAGATCGTATGCCGAATCCTCGACAAGTCGAGCGTCATGATCGGCATGAGCAAGCTCGGCTTCAATCCCGCGACGCTTGCGAGACTCGAAGAACTCATAGTCCAGCCTAACGGAATGGTCCTGTCCACCGGCCCGACAGGTAGCGGAAAGACCACCACCCAATACTCAGTACTGCACAAGATCAACTCCGTGGACAAGAATATCATCACGGTCGAGGATCCGGTCGAGTACCAGTTGAACGGTATCTCGCAGGTGCAGGTCAACGTCAAGGCGGGGCTGACTTTCGGCACCGCCCTTCGATCGTTCCTGAGGCAGGACCCCGATATCATCATGGTCGGTGAAATGAGAGACCTTGAGACCGCCGAGATCGCGGTCGAGGCATCGCTCACAGGCCACCTCGTGCTGTCCACTCTGCACACGAACAATGCGCCGTCCGCGGTCATCCGAATGGTGGATATGGGCGTGGAGCCTTACCTGATCTCGGCCACGGTCATCGGCGTCTGTGCCCAGAGGCTCGCCCGAAAAGTCTGCTCCAACTGCAAGGAGGAGTACCAGACTCCTGCAACCGATCTGAGGGTTCTCGGCTACCAACCAAAGGATAAGGACGAGATGGTTACTCTGGCGAGAGGCCGCGGTTGCGAGGTATGCAGGCACACCGGGTACAAGGGACGTACCGGAATCCACGAGTTGATGACGATGAACGATGAAATAGCCGAGTTGATAGTGCGCCGGGCGCCGCTTGCGGATATCCGCGAGGCGGCCAAGGCCAACGGCATGACCGAGCTTCGCGAGGATGGTCTCGAGAAGGTGCTCACCGGGGTCACCACCTCCGAAGAGGTCAGGAAGGTAGTCTTCACTGCCGGACAGCACTGA
- a CDS encoding type II secretion system protein, with translation MLKRRNGFTVIELLTVIAIIGVLAAFLFPVIASSRNNAKKTSCTSNMHQVWTALKMFQQNEGRYPDFIAGPSPAAGVDIKDIPGVDGGRAVSLYPEYIKSEQILYCPMAVKNGMMTEYTRMMTIADPLKGRVPGLRGTANPAYQVYPFSTYDVQNMRNSRQWEAHYSTAWLDPPGNQTAAQFAKVFPDFMRQLRWKSPPEDTVVTWCGYHREYKNAEVRSGSMDLVLFLDGHVQPMPSAKLYDNDLRTLNWSVVWVNAKP, from the coding sequence ATGCTTAAGAGACGAAACGGCTTCACCGTCATCGAACTTCTAACGGTTATCGCTATCATCGGGGTGCTGGCCGCATTCCTGTTTCCCGTGATCGCGTCTTCGAGGAACAACGCTAAGAAGACGAGCTGTACCAGCAACATGCACCAGGTCTGGACCGCGCTCAAGATGTTCCAGCAGAACGAGGGCAGGTATCCCGACTTCATTGCGGGCCCGTCTCCCGCGGCCGGGGTTGACATCAAGGACATACCCGGCGTAGACGGAGGGCGAGCGGTCTCGCTCTATCCCGAGTACATCAAGTCTGAGCAGATACTCTACTGCCCGATGGCTGTCAAGAACGGGATGATGACCGAGTACACGCGCATGATGACCATCGCCGATCCGCTCAAGGGTAGGGTTCCCGGCTTGCGTGGGACGGCGAATCCGGCATATCAGGTGTATCCTTTCAGCACCTACGATGTGCAGAACATGCGCAACAGTCGGCAGTGGGAGGCCCACTACTCGACGGCCTGGCTCGATCCGCCGGGCAACCAGACTGCGGCTCAGTTCGCCAAGGTATTCCCGGACTTCATGCGCCAGCTCAGGTGGAAATCGCCGCCTGAGGATACCGTCGTCACATGGTGTGGCTACCATAGGGAGTACAAGAACGCGGAGGTCAGGTCGGGCAGCATGGACCTCGTGCTGTTCCTCGACGGTCACGTGCAGCCGATGCCTTCGGCAAAGCTCTACGACAACGACTTGCGAACCCTGAACTGGAGCGTGGTGTGGGTGAACGCAAAGCCGTGA
- a CDS encoding type IV pilus twitching motility protein PilT, giving the protein MHVDDLLRLIVERGASDLHLAVGVPPVLRIDGKLIQTNYDKLTPRDSQRLAYDILTDEQIQRFESALELDFSYSIAKLSRFRVNIFRDKGNVAVAFRVIPTRIPTIRELGLPPILEDLTRKPRGLILVTGPTGSGKSTTLAAMINQINSEVAHHIITIEDPIEYLHQHKMSVINQRELGLDTKSFSNSLRAALREDPDVILVGEMRDLETISTAITCAETGHLVFATLHTNNAPQTVDRMVDVFPPEQQEQIRFMLSNNLEAVLCQTLLPRAGTPGRICAMEIMTASPAIRNLIREAKAHQITSAIQTSAALGMQTMDQSLRDLYQRGMVSYDEALSRAMNPEEFKTMVSTGGVSRAGARPSGNA; this is encoded by the coding sequence ATCCATGTGGATGATCTGCTCAGGCTGATAGTAGAGAGGGGCGCGTCAGACCTGCATCTTGCAGTCGGTGTTCCGCCGGTGCTTCGCATTGACGGCAAGCTGATACAGACTAACTACGACAAGCTGACGCCGCGAGACAGCCAGAGACTGGCCTATGACATTCTCACGGACGAGCAGATTCAGCGTTTCGAGTCAGCCCTGGAACTCGACTTCTCATACTCGATTGCCAAACTCTCTCGATTCCGCGTCAATATCTTCCGCGACAAGGGCAACGTTGCGGTCGCGTTCAGAGTCATTCCCACCAGGATACCCACGATCCGCGAACTCGGCCTCCCGCCGATTCTCGAGGACCTGACCAGGAAGCCCAGAGGGTTGATACTGGTCACCGGTCCCACAGGTTCCGGCAAGTCCACCACGCTGGCCGCGATGATCAACCAGATCAACAGCGAGGTGGCGCATCACATCATTACCATCGAGGACCCGATCGAGTATCTGCATCAGCACAAGATGAGCGTCATCAACCAGCGCGAGCTGGGATTGGACACCAAGTCGTTCTCGAACTCGCTGAGAGCCGCTCTGCGCGAGGATCCGGATGTGATCCTGGTGGGTGAGATGCGCGACCTGGAGACTATCTCGACCGCCATCACCTGCGCGGAAACGGGCCACCTGGTCTTTGCCACCCTGCATACCAACAACGCTCCGCAGACCGTGGACCGCATGGTGGACGTCTTTCCGCCGGAACAGCAGGAACAGATTCGCTTCATGCTGTCGAACAACCTCGAGGCGGTACTTTGCCAGACGCTGCTGCCGAGAGCGGGCACGCCGGGCCGCATCTGCGCGATGGAAATCATGACTGCTTCGCCTGCAATCCGCAACTTGATCCGCGAGGCCAAAGCGCATCAGATCACGTCCGCGATTCAGACGAGCGCGGCCCTGGGCATGCAGACGATGGACCAGAGCCTGCGAGATCTCTATCAGAGAGGCATGGTCAGCTACGACGAGGCGCTCTCTCGTGCGATGAACCCGGAGGAGTTCAAGACGATGGTTTCCACTGGGGGCGTCAGTCGCGCGGGCGCCAGACCGAGCGGCAACGCCTAG
- a CDS encoding prepilin-type N-terminal cleavage/methylation domain-containing protein: MRLRTHISDNRGMSLVEVLAALAVFVVGILVIVRMFPPGFLVVKQSENVTLANRLAQAELERLKGSTSNLPAGILGWDIVNGGVLIDVNPEDLGELPGLSGMSSPPDSRYYSDVNKFRRIYAESTRIPAPMTTPLWGDVSMYVVNFSPIEWAGTTSITVRSGPMRRRSVPESPRTVRSSSEYAVDYNNAVLHVRPTNYDREFVISYSYWSQVSGRPELRPVLSARVFIPRDAANVEIPNGNAASPSPVKNETGYMFIDNGSDTLHRSFMQIDASAAWDPDNPYQYKVLDTLRGVVGFNPAGYGYEEFTEWGRVPLTAYIDYNVLDWHIIREDRKIPDTVLSEADLGVKLTLRFIKNAAVPGAAPSSETATVEFDGSRYTGLAPGLDFSILAIDIQTGEWFNEESSMGSGQWAMIVNYKDGIVRFHPSLAGRTFRIYYRAEGDWALQVFKAFESYRRSYNFSAGSSSPLDHREWYGPTSDAGGVEYFSDKIYFARCYSGMSVALDYTYRIAGNAEVFTVEGDTYRTSEATGFQGTCYIEPRERIAKLRNVSVGDVQILGITRVNGVSVGTRVIWREGGRGFNAGRWRSVDLQTYLMRLQD, encoded by the coding sequence ATGAGGCTGCGGACGCACATCTCGGATAATCGTGGTATGTCCCTGGTCGAGGTATTGGCCGCCCTCGCCGTGTTCGTAGTCGGTATACTCGTGATCGTGAGGATGTTCCCCCCAGGTTTCCTCGTCGTAAAGCAGAGTGAGAACGTCACCCTCGCAAACCGGCTGGCCCAGGCCGAACTAGAGCGGCTCAAGGGCTCGACATCCAACCTTCCCGCGGGCATTCTTGGCTGGGATATAGTGAACGGTGGAGTGTTGATTGACGTGAACCCGGAGGACCTCGGCGAGCTGCCGGGCCTCTCCGGCATGTCATCTCCGCCGGACTCCCGCTACTACTCGGACGTGAACAAGTTCCGGCGCATATATGCCGAGTCCACCAGGATACCTGCACCGATGACTACGCCCCTGTGGGGCGATGTGTCCATGTACGTCGTGAACTTCAGCCCGATCGAGTGGGCGGGCACCACTTCGATTACTGTTCGCAGTGGACCGATGCGCCGACGCTCCGTGCCGGAGTCCCCCAGGACTGTCAGAAGCTCTTCGGAATACGCGGTTGACTACAACAACGCCGTGCTGCACGTCCGCCCGACCAACTACGACCGGGAGTTCGTCATCAGCTATTCCTACTGGAGCCAGGTCAGCGGCCGTCCCGAACTGCGGCCGGTTCTCAGCGCCAGGGTCTTCATTCCCAGGGACGCTGCCAACGTGGAGATACCGAATGGCAATGCCGCTTCGCCTTCGCCGGTCAAGAACGAAACCGGGTACATGTTCATAGACAACGGAAGCGACACTCTACACCGAAGTTTCATGCAGATAGACGCCTCGGCGGCTTGGGATCCGGACAACCCCTACCAGTACAAGGTGCTCGACACTTTGCGGGGCGTGGTCGGCTTCAACCCGGCTGGCTACGGCTACGAGGAGTTCACGGAGTGGGGCAGGGTGCCGCTGACCGCCTACATAGACTACAACGTTCTCGACTGGCATATCATTCGCGAGGACCGAAAGATACCCGACACCGTCCTGAGCGAGGCGGATCTCGGCGTCAAGCTGACTCTCCGCTTCATCAAGAACGCCGCGGTGCCTGGCGCGGCTCCCTCGAGCGAGACAGCCACCGTCGAGTTTGACGGCAGTCGGTACACCGGGCTTGCTCCCGGGCTTGATTTTAGCATCCTCGCGATTGACATACAGACCGGCGAATGGTTCAACGAGGAGTCTTCCATGGGGTCCGGCCAGTGGGCGATGATCGTCAACTACAAGGACGGTATCGTCAGGTTCCATCCGAGTTTGGCCGGCCGGACTTTCCGTATATACTACCGCGCCGAGGGCGACTGGGCTCTGCAGGTCTTCAAGGCCTTCGAGTCGTATCGCAGGAGCTACAACTTCAGCGCCGGCTCGTCGTCGCCGCTCGACCACCGCGAATGGTACGGGCCGACCTCGGACGCCGGCGGGGTCGAGTACTTCAGCGATAAGATATACTTCGCGCGCTGCTACTCGGGTATGAGCGTCGCCCTCGACTACACGTACCGCATCGCCGGGAACGCTGAGGTCTTCACCGTCGAGGGCGATACCTACAGGACCTCCGAGGCGACGGGGTTTCAGGGCACGTGCTATATCGAGCCGAGGGAGCGTATCGCCAAGCTGCGAAACGTGTCCGTGGGCGACGTTCAGATCCTGGGCATCACCCGCGTGAACGGCGTATCGGTCGGTACCAGGGTCATCTGGCGCGAAGGCGGCCGCGGATTCAACGCGGGCCGGTGGCGATCGGTGGACTTGCAGACCTACCTTATGCGCCTTCAGGACTGA
- a CDS encoding type II secretion system F family protein, whose product MPSFAYTFKDTTGALRQGSSDAESEAALARKLQEQGYMVMKIQQVKSARPKSAGGGFGRVKLTDLSIFCRQFSTMVDAGVSLVRCLNVLSEQTQSAKLRRVIQDIEQEVQAGQTLSKAMAKYPNVFSNLFIGLIRAGEVGGALEESLHRLSTFLEKDMELRRKVKGAMTYPVIVMIVALVIVIGLVTVILPKFMDLFKELGMKDTEMPAMTLMLMNFSHFLTSKWYFMILILIVFVTAFRMFVKTKVGRRSFDWFKLKAPVFGKLNHKICLARFSRTLGTLLVSGVPILQAMETVAGTVANDVIGDAILEARTRIREGDRIGDPLQKSKLFPPMVVQMINIGEESGALDQMLGKIADFYESEVDVALQSLTSAIEPLMIVFLGGAVGFIVVAMFMPMLAVITNLTNAG is encoded by the coding sequence ATGCCGAGTTTCGCGTACACATTTAAGGACACGACCGGCGCTCTGAGGCAGGGCAGTTCCGATGCCGAGAGCGAGGCTGCACTGGCGCGAAAGCTCCAGGAGCAGGGCTACATGGTCATGAAGATCCAACAGGTCAAGTCGGCCCGGCCGAAATCGGCAGGCGGCGGCTTCGGACGCGTCAAACTGACCGACCTGTCCATATTCTGCCGCCAGTTCTCGACCATGGTTGACGCGGGCGTGTCACTGGTCAGATGCCTGAACGTTCTCAGCGAGCAGACCCAGAGCGCAAAACTCCGAAGGGTTATTCAGGACATCGAGCAGGAAGTGCAGGCCGGTCAGACGCTCTCCAAGGCGATGGCGAAGTACCCCAACGTCTTCAGTAACCTGTTCATCGGTCTGATCCGGGCCGGTGAGGTTGGCGGCGCGCTTGAGGAAAGCCTGCACAGGCTGTCCACATTCCTCGAAAAGGATATGGAACTCCGCCGCAAAGTCAAGGGCGCGATGACCTATCCCGTGATCGTCATGATAGTCGCCTTGGTCATCGTCATAGGTCTGGTCACGGTCATTCTGCCCAAGTTCATGGACCTGTTCAAAGAACTCGGGATGAAGGATACTGAGATGCCGGCCATGACGCTGATGCTCATGAACTTCAGCCACTTCCTTACCAGCAAGTGGTATTTCATGATTCTGATTCTGATCGTCTTCGTCACTGCTTTCCGAATGTTCGTCAAGACGAAAGTGGGCCGGCGGTCATTCGACTGGTTCAAGCTCAAGGCTCCGGTCTTTGGGAAACTGAACCACAAAATATGTCTTGCCCGGTTCTCGAGGACGCTGGGCACTCTGCTGGTCAGCGGCGTGCCGATCTTGCAGGCGATGGAGACGGTCGCCGGCACTGTCGCGAACGACGTCATCGGTGACGCCATCCTGGAGGCGAGGACAAGGATTCGTGAGGGCGACCGGATCGGCGACCCGCTTCAGAAGAGCAAGCTCTTCCCGCCGATGGTAGTACAGATGATCAATATCGGCGAGGAGTCGGGCGCGCTCGATCAGATGCTCGGAAAGATCGCGGACTTCTACGAGTCCGAAGTTGACGTTGCCCTGCAGAGCCTGACGTCCGCCATTGAGCCTCTCATGATCGTCTTCCTGGGTGGCGCTGTCGGATTCATCGTCGTGGCGATGTTCATGCCGATGCTTGCGGTCATCACGAACCTCACGAATGCGGGATAG
- a CDS encoding prepilin-type N-terminal cleavage/methylation domain-containing protein, producing MRYTTNNRNGFTLVEIMVVLALTILILGLVFGPVIRTFGFTRSAEIMVRAQDNARFALEQVSRDLADAMFVYDNTNQPINFPMPDAAGNVVPVPVLYAKVDIVLPRIRAYCTAPSSIHSDGDPRDFARHDPGHPELDEATPLCPVCGAPLQLRPAQPLAADKYIVRYFIGLRDPSKPYSNGYTNRFATGEDNMFVLYRVEFSPYDDNLFGNSDDAGANLSDPNFFYGPHSAAWRKISRPMVTLEHTDLIVQEMENGEAKYGVGGSPIVTPTVKFMPTAIYNDPLVPTVESGDDPEHGDLLPTVYKASYGQWTTPIEVTLFRKLPNGGTVTFKAERKPGQACVLRDPGGSVIFDITDYIYTKTDPRANYPGRPYGVGRFPNQRPDVAFTIDDTKGAVNFSFPVVDLDASSSMGRMAVSMVAGTDDINARYEAFTSYKDRYRSLWINDPDVGLAPIANATVVPGSERVVAPDASPGANYGRATRYQRIPSYLYEPGLNQYQLDVNYQAVDSSGAPLDKPGLACLFFHSYQTHQPGSGMELPGGTNNVLVYYEVQNNKKGDSLRASYVTKSLMTVMMGIRIYDPITGKPQVVQLTNKVTLRNIAE from the coding sequence ATGAGATACACCACGAACAATAGAAACGGGTTCACGCTGGTCGAGATCATGGTGGTCCTCGCGCTGACCATCCTGATCCTGGGGCTTGTGTTCGGCCCGGTCATCCGCACCTTCGGCTTTACACGCAGCGCCGAGATCATGGTGCGCGCGCAGGACAACGCCCGATTCGCGCTCGAGCAGGTCAGCCGCGACCTCGCCGACGCGATGTTCGTGTACGACAATACGAATCAGCCGATCAACTTCCCCATGCCCGACGCCGCCGGGAACGTTGTTCCTGTCCCGGTGCTATATGCCAAGGTAGACATCGTCCTGCCGCGCATCCGTGCATATTGCACCGCCCCGTCCTCGATCCATTCGGACGGCGACCCGAGGGACTTCGCCCGTCACGATCCCGGGCATCCGGAACTCGACGAGGCGACGCCGCTCTGCCCGGTCTGTGGGGCTCCACTTCAGCTTCGTCCCGCCCAGCCGCTCGCCGCGGACAAGTATATCGTGCGGTATTTCATCGGCCTGCGCGACCCGAGCAAGCCCTACTCCAACGGCTACACGAACAGGTTCGCAACCGGTGAGGACAACATGTTCGTTCTGTATCGGGTGGAGTTCAGCCCCTACGACGACAACCTGTTCGGCAACTCCGACGACGCCGGCGCCAATCTTAGCGATCCGAACTTCTTCTACGGGCCGCACAGCGCCGCCTGGAGGAAGATCAGCCGTCCCATGGTTACGCTCGAACACACCGATCTGATCGTTCAGGAGATGGAGAACGGTGAGGCGAAGTACGGGGTCGGCGGTAGCCCGATAGTCACGCCCACGGTCAAGTTCATGCCGACCGCCATCTACAACGATCCCCTGGTGCCGACCGTCGAATCCGGCGATGACCCCGAGCACGGCGATCTGCTGCCGACGGTATACAAGGCGAGTTACGGACAATGGACGACCCCGATTGAGGTGACGCTCTTCCGCAAGCTTCCAAACGGCGGTACGGTTACTTTCAAGGCCGAGAGAAAGCCCGGCCAGGCCTGCGTCCTGCGCGATCCCGGCGGCAGCGTGATATTCGACATAACCGATTACATCTACACGAAGACCGACCCGAGGGCGAACTATCCCGGTCGGCCGTACGGGGTAGGGCGCTTCCCCAATCAGAGGCCGGATGTGGCGTTCACGATTGATGATACGAAGGGCGCGGTCAACTTCTCGTTCCCTGTCGTGGATCTTGATGCAAGCAGTTCGATGGGACGGATGGCGGTCAGCATGGTCGCCGGTACGGACGACATCAACGCCCGATACGAGGCGTTCACGAGCTACAAGGACCGCTACCGGTCCCTGTGGATCAACGACCCGGACGTCGGGCTCGCGCCGATCGCCAACGCAACGGTCGTGCCCGGTTCGGAGCGGGTCGTCGCCCCGGATGCGTCTCCCGGTGCCAACTACGGCCGCGCGACGAGGTATCAGCGCATCCCGAGCTATCTCTATGAACCGGGACTCAATCAGTATCAACTCGATGTGAACTACCAGGCGGTTGACTCGTCCGGCGCGCCCCTCGACAAGCCGGGTCTGGCATGTCTGTTCTTCCATTCGTACCAGACGCACCAGCCGGGCTCCGGCATGGAACTTCCCGGCGGCACGAATAACGTCCTCGTCTACTACGAGGTGCAGAACAACAAGAAGGGCGACAGCCTGCGTGCGAGCTACGTGACCAAGAGCCTGATGACGGTCATGATGGGTATACGCATCTACGACCCGATCACCGGCAAGCCGCAGGTCGTGCAGCTTACCAACAAGGTCACACTGAGGAACATAGCCGAGTGA
- a CDS encoding prepilin peptidase, with protein sequence MPEWLGITIAFIYGAVVGSFLNVLIWRLPRDESIVKPGSHCPSCGTLLRAWDLVPFFSFLAQRCKCRYCGAKVSWRYFTVELITAVYFAVLYNAFGYDLLRFVAFALFGASLIAILFIDLDHWIIPDQLSVFGIAVGIVHEVIGLALRREGYEPVRLAVPGLENGLPMLQSVVGMAVSGGIFLAIAVLSYYVFKKEALGGGDIKLAAAIGANLALGPALLSFFLAVALGSVIGIGLIVVGKKTRKDYVPFGPMMVAGALIALFYGAELVGMWRNYVGLS encoded by the coding sequence ATGCCGGAATGGCTCGGAATCACAATAGCGTTCATCTACGGCGCGGTAGTCGGTAGTTTCCTGAATGTCCTTATCTGGCGGCTGCCCAGGGACGAGTCAATCGTCAAGCCGGGCTCTCACTGCCCGAGCTGCGGTACTCTGCTCCGGGCATGGGACCTGGTGCCCTTCTTCAGTTTCCTGGCGCAGCGGTGCAAGTGTCGGTACTGTGGGGCTAAGGTCAGTTGGCGTTACTTCACCGTCGAGTTGATAACGGCGGTCTACTTTGCGGTGCTGTACAACGCTTTCGGCTACGACTTGCTTCGGTTCGTGGCGTTTGCGCTGTTCGGGGCATCGCTGATCGCGATACTGTTCATTGATCTTGACCACTGGATCATACCGGACCAGCTCAGTGTTTTCGGCATAGCGGTAGGCATTGTCCACGAGGTTATCGGGCTGGCGCTTCGGAGGGAAGGCTACGAGCCGGTGCGTCTGGCTGTACCGGGACTCGAGAACGGCCTGCCGATGCTGCAGTCGGTCGTAGGGATGGCCGTGAGCGGCGGGATATTCCTGGCGATAGCAGTACTGAGCTACTACGTGTTCAAGAAGGAGGCCCTCGGCGGCGGAGACATCAAGTTGGCGGCCGCGATAGGTGCTAACCTGGCGCTCGGTCCGGCGCTGTTGTCCTTCTTCCTGGCCGTCGCGCTGGGGAGTGTGATCGGGATCGGGCTGATAGTTGTCGGCAAGAAGACCCGCAAGGACTACGTGCCGTTCGGACCGATGATGGTCGCCGGGGCGTTGATAGCGCTCTTCTACGGCGCGGAACTGGTTGGAATGTGGAGAAACTACGTCGGGTTGTCCTGA